A genomic segment from Klebsiella africana encodes:
- a CDS encoding 2-hydroxycarboxylate transporter family protein produces the protein MSTTDNAFSATLEPINTPKTTLKQRWWHIMDNWKVGIVPLPLFLLAGGLIALDCLGGKLPSDIVVMVATLAFFGFACGEFGKRLPVLGKLGAAAICATFIPSALVHYGLLPDVVVESTTKFYKSTNILYLYICCIIVGSIMSMNRTTLIQGFLKIFFPMLCGEVVGMLVGIGVGTLLGMEPFQVFFFIVLPIMAGGVGEGAIPLSMGYAALMHMDQGVALGRVLPMVMLGSLTAIVISGCLNQLGKRFPHLTGEGQLMPNRSHETRTLGESEGVSGKTDVGTLASGALLAVLLYMMGMLGHKLIGLPAPVGMLFLAVLLKLANVVSPRLQEGSQMVYKFFRTAVTYPILFAVGVAITPWQELVNAFTFTNLLVIVSTVSALVATGFFVGKKIGMHPIDVAIVSCCQSGQGGTGDVAILTAGNRMSLMPFAQIATRIGGAINVSLALLFLSHYLA, from the coding sequence ATGAGCACCACAGACAATGCATTCTCTGCAACCCTTGAACCGATCAATACGCCGAAAACCACGCTGAAGCAGCGCTGGTGGCACATCATGGATAACTGGAAGGTGGGCATCGTCCCGCTGCCGCTGTTTTTGCTGGCCGGGGGGCTGATTGCCCTCGACTGCCTTGGCGGTAAACTGCCGAGCGATATCGTGGTGATGGTGGCCACTCTGGCGTTCTTTGGCTTCGCCTGCGGTGAGTTTGGTAAACGCCTACCGGTGTTGGGGAAACTCGGCGCGGCGGCGATCTGCGCCACTTTTATTCCTTCCGCGCTGGTTCACTATGGTCTGCTGCCGGACGTGGTCGTTGAATCCACGACCAAATTCTATAAATCCACCAACATCCTCTATCTCTACATCTGCTGTATTATCGTCGGCAGCATCATGAGTATGAACCGCACCACGCTGATTCAGGGCTTTCTGAAGATCTTCTTCCCGATGCTGTGCGGCGAAGTGGTCGGCATGCTGGTGGGCATCGGCGTTGGTACGCTGCTGGGTATGGAGCCGTTCCAGGTGTTCTTCTTTATCGTGCTGCCAATTATGGCCGGCGGTGTGGGAGAAGGGGCGATCCCGCTGTCGATGGGTTACGCTGCGCTGATGCATATGGATCAGGGCGTTGCCCTTGGCCGGGTGTTGCCGATGGTGATGCTTGGCAGCCTGACGGCGATAGTCATCTCTGGCTGCCTCAACCAGCTCGGCAAGCGCTTCCCGCATCTCACCGGGGAAGGGCAACTGATGCCGAACCGCAGCCATGAAACCCGCACGCTTGGCGAGAGTGAAGGCGTGAGCGGCAAAACCGACGTCGGGACCCTGGCCTCCGGCGCGCTGCTGGCGGTGCTGCTGTATATGATGGGGATGCTCGGTCACAAACTGATTGGCCTGCCGGCGCCGGTGGGGATGCTGTTCCTCGCGGTGCTGTTAAAGCTGGCTAACGTGGTTTCTCCGCGCCTGCAGGAGGGATCGCAGATGGTGTATAAATTCTTCCGCACCGCGGTTACCTATCCGATCCTCTTTGCCGTCGGCGTGGCGATCACTCCGTGGCAGGAGCTGGTGAACGCCTTCACCTTCACCAACCTGCTGGTGATCGTCAGTACCGTCTCCGCGCTGGTGGCGACCGGCTTCTTTGTCGGTAAAAAGATAGGGATGCACCCGATCGATGTGGCGATTGTCTCCTGTTGCCAGAGCGGGCAGGGCGGCACCGGCGATGTGGCGATCCTCACCGCCGGTAACCGCATGAGCCTGATGCCGTTCGCGCAGATCGCTACCCGCATCGGCGGGGCGATAAATGTCTCGCTGGCGCTACTGTTCCTCAGCCACTATCTGGCGTGA
- a CDS encoding response regulator, with protein MHHDLVDVLIIEDESELARLHAELVQKHPRLRLAGMAASLAQARHLLHATPPQLVLLDNYLPDGKGVTLMTDPALATSHCSVIFITAASDMETCSLAIRNGAFDYILKPVSWKRLSQSLERFIQFYDQQREWKIVDQQNVDSLYQLQAKNYRVDSGSKGIEEKTLALVQGLFSGREAHCFSVDEVVSAAGLSKTTARRYLEHGVETGFLEVEMQYGKIGHPRRLYRRAQSKS; from the coding sequence ATGCATCATGACCTGGTCGATGTGCTAATCATTGAAGACGAGAGCGAGCTGGCGCGCCTGCACGCCGAGCTTGTGCAGAAACATCCGCGTCTGCGGCTGGCAGGGATGGCGGCCTCCCTCGCCCAGGCGCGGCATTTGCTCCACGCAACGCCGCCGCAGCTGGTGCTGCTGGATAACTATTTGCCGGACGGCAAAGGGGTGACGCTGATGACCGACCCGGCGCTGGCGACCAGCCATTGTTCGGTGATCTTTATCACCGCCGCCAGCGATATGGAAACCTGCAGCCTGGCCATCCGCAACGGCGCCTTCGACTATATCCTTAAGCCGGTGTCATGGAAGCGACTGAGCCAGTCACTGGAGCGCTTTATCCAGTTCTACGATCAGCAGCGAGAATGGAAAATCGTCGATCAGCAGAACGTCGATTCCCTCTACCAACTGCAGGCGAAGAACTATCGCGTGGATAGCGGCAGCAAAGGAATTGAAGAAAAGACGCTGGCGCTGGTGCAGGGGTTATTTAGTGGCCGGGAAGCGCACTGTTTTTCCGTCGATGAGGTGGTCAGCGCCGCCGGACTCAGCAAAACCACCGCCCGTCGCTATCTGGAACATGGCGTTGAGACCGGCTTTCTGGAGGTGGAAATGCAGTACGGAAAAATTGGCCATCCGCGGCGGCTGTACCGCCGCGCCCAGAGCAAAAGCTAG
- the surA gene encoding peptidylprolyl isomerase SurA gives MKNWKTLLLGIAMIANTSFAAPQVVDKVAAVVNNGVVLESDVDGLMQSVKLNAGQAGQQLPDDATLRHQILERLIMDQIVLQMGQKMGVKVSDDQLDQAIANIAKQNNMTMDQMRSRLAYEGINYNTYRNQIRKEMLISEVRNNEVRRRITVLPQEVEALAKQIGDQNDASTELNLSHILIPLPENPTSDEVAAAQEQANSIVEQARNGANFGKLAITYSADQQALKGGQMGWGRIQELPGIFAQALSTAKKGDIVGPIRSGVGFHILKVNDLRGGTQNISVTEVHARHILLKPSPIMNDAQAQAKLEQIAAEIKSGKITFAQAAKNYSEDPGSANQGGDLGWATPDIFDPAFRDALMRLNKGQTSGPVHSSFGWHLIELLDSRQVDRTDAAQKDRAYRMLMNRKFSEEAATWMQEQRASAYVKILSN, from the coding sequence ATGAAGAACTGGAAAACGCTGCTTCTCGGTATCGCCATGATCGCGAATACCAGTTTCGCTGCCCCCCAGGTGGTCGATAAAGTAGCGGCCGTCGTCAATAATGGCGTCGTGCTGGAAAGCGACGTCGATGGTTTGATGCAATCGGTTAAGCTCAATGCTGGTCAGGCTGGCCAACAGCTGCCGGATGACGCCACCCTGCGCCATCAAATTCTCGAAAGACTGATCATGGACCAGATCGTGTTACAGATGGGGCAGAAGATGGGCGTGAAGGTCTCTGACGACCAGCTCGATCAGGCTATCGCCAACATCGCCAAACAAAACAATATGACCATGGATCAGATGCGCAGCCGTCTGGCCTATGAAGGCATCAACTATAACACCTACCGTAACCAGATCCGTAAAGAGATGCTGATTTCGGAAGTGCGTAACAATGAAGTGCGTCGTCGCATCACCGTGCTGCCGCAGGAAGTGGAAGCGCTGGCGAAACAGATCGGCGACCAGAACGATGCCAGCACCGAGCTCAACCTGAGCCACATCCTGATCCCGCTGCCGGAAAACCCGACCTCTGACGAAGTCGCCGCGGCCCAGGAACAAGCAAACTCCATCGTTGAGCAGGCGCGCAACGGTGCGAACTTCGGCAAACTGGCTATCACCTACTCCGCTGACCAACAGGCGCTGAAGGGTGGCCAGATGGGTTGGGGCCGTATCCAGGAGCTGCCGGGCATTTTCGCTCAGGCGTTAAGCACGGCGAAGAAAGGGGATATCGTCGGTCCGATTCGTTCCGGCGTTGGTTTCCACATTCTGAAAGTCAACGACCTGCGCGGTGGTACCCAGAATATCTCCGTCACCGAGGTTCACGCCCGTCATATTCTGCTTAAGCCGTCACCGATCATGAACGATGCCCAGGCGCAGGCTAAGCTGGAACAGATCGCAGCCGAGATTAAGAGCGGGAAAATCACGTTTGCTCAAGCGGCGAAAAACTATTCTGAAGATCCGGGCTCGGCAAACCAGGGCGGTGATTTAGGCTGGGCCACGCCGGACATCTTCGACCCGGCATTCCGCGATGCGCTGATGCGTCTGAACAAAGGGCAGACCAGCGGACCGGTGCACTCTTCCTTTGGCTGGCATCTGATCGAACTGCTGGATAGCCGTCAGGTCGACAGAACCGACGCCGCGCAGAAAGATCGTGCTTACCGCATGCTGATGAACCGCAAATTCTCTGAAGAAGCGGCAACCTGGATGCAGGAACAGCGCGCCAGTGCGTACGTTAAAATTCTGAGCAACTAA
- the citX gene encoding citrate lyase holo-[acyl-carrier protein] synthase — MSVDTPAQAGVSIDALLAAKEQRAARQADWLAHYQQPVISLTLVTPGAVKDSIRYRNMMGVALQACDQLLWKHRWQTLDRQVLWLPTGPEALWCVAYPASEIKAMCSTLEQSHPLGRLWDIDVICPQNGLVGRQSLGESQRRCLLCDEPAHACARSRRHDTDLVVARVEQMIDAWFARD, encoded by the coding sequence ATGTCAGTGGATACTCCCGCCCAGGCGGGCGTCAGCATCGACGCATTGCTGGCGGCGAAAGAGCAGCGTGCAGCCCGTCAGGCCGACTGGCTGGCCCATTATCAGCAGCCTGTTATTTCCCTGACCCTGGTGACCCCGGGGGCGGTGAAGGACAGCATTCGCTATCGCAACATGATGGGCGTTGCCCTCCAGGCCTGCGACCAGCTGCTGTGGAAGCACCGCTGGCAAACGCTGGATCGTCAAGTGCTGTGGCTGCCGACCGGGCCAGAAGCGCTGTGGTGCGTGGCGTATCCGGCCAGCGAAATCAAAGCGATGTGCAGTACGCTGGAGCAGAGCCATCCGCTGGGACGCCTGTGGGATATCGATGTGATCTGTCCGCAGAACGGGCTGGTGGGACGCCAGTCGCTGGGTGAGTCGCAGCGCCGCTGCCTGCTGTGCGATGAGCCGGCGCACGCCTGCGCGCGCAGCCGTCGTCACGACACCGATCTCGTCGTGGCCCGCGTTGAGCAGATGATTGATGCGTGGTTTGCCCGCGACTAA
- the lptD gene encoding LPS assembly protein LptD, which produces MKKRIPSLLATMIASALYSQQGLAADLATQCMLGVPSFDRPLVEGRPGDLPVTINADHAKGNYPDNAVFTGNVDINQGNSRLRADEVQLHQQQAAGQAQPVRTVDALGNVHYDDNQVILKGPKAWSNLNTKDTNVWQGDYQMVGRQGRGTADLMKQRGENRYTILENGSFTSCLPGSDTWSVVGSEVIHDREEQVAEIWNARFKLGSVPIFYSPYLQLPVGDKRRSGFLIPNAKYSTKNGVEFSLPYYWNIAPNFDATITPHYMNKRGGVMWENEFRYLTHLGSGLTEFDYLPSDKVYEDDHSKDSNSRRWLFYWNHSGVIDQVWRLNADYTKVSDPDYFSDFSSKYGSSTDGYATQKFSAGYVNQNFDATVSTKQFQVFDRESSNSYSAQPQLDVNYYQNDVGPFDTHLYGQVAHFVNSNNNMPEATRVHFEPTINLPLSNGWGSLNTEAKLLATHYQQSNLDKYNAANGTDYKESVSRVMPQFKVDGKMVFERDLQEGFTQTLEPRMQYLYVPYRDQSEIGSYDSTLLQSDYSGLFRDRTYSGLDRIASANQLSTGITSRVYDAAAVERFNISVGQIYYFTESRTGDDNINWENNDTTGSLVWAGDTYWRITDDWGLRGGIQYDTRLDNVATGNGTIEYRRDENRLVQLNYRYASPEYIQATLPSYSTAEQYKQGISQVGMTASWPIVDRWSVVGAYYYDTNTRKAANQMLGVQYNSCCYAIRLGYERKVNGWNSNDNGGESKYDNTFGINIELRGLSSNYGLGTQQMLRSNILPYQSSL; this is translated from the coding sequence ATGAAAAAACGTATTCCCAGCCTCCTGGCTACGATGATTGCCAGCGCCTTGTATAGCCAACAAGGCCTCGCTGCCGATCTCGCAACGCAATGTATGCTTGGCGTGCCAAGCTTTGATCGTCCGCTCGTGGAAGGGCGGCCTGGCGATCTGCCGGTGACGATTAACGCCGATCATGCGAAGGGCAACTACCCGGATAATGCCGTCTTCACTGGCAACGTCGATATTAACCAGGGGAATAGCCGTCTACGAGCCGACGAAGTTCAGTTGCATCAGCAGCAGGCCGCAGGCCAGGCGCAGCCGGTGCGAACGGTGGATGCGCTGGGCAACGTCCATTACGACGATAACCAGGTGATCCTTAAAGGGCCAAAAGCCTGGTCGAATCTGAACACCAAAGATACCAACGTCTGGCAGGGCGATTATCAAATGGTCGGCCGCCAGGGACGCGGTACCGCGGACCTGATGAAACAGCGCGGCGAAAACCGCTACACCATTCTGGAAAACGGCAGCTTTACCTCCTGTCTGCCGGGATCCGACACCTGGAGCGTCGTGGGCAGCGAAGTCATCCACGACCGTGAGGAACAAGTCGCCGAGATCTGGAATGCCCGCTTCAAGCTTGGCTCCGTGCCAATCTTCTACAGTCCCTACCTGCAGCTGCCGGTGGGCGATAAGCGTCGTTCAGGCTTCCTGATCCCGAACGCCAAATACAGCACCAAAAACGGTGTGGAATTCTCCCTGCCGTACTACTGGAATATCGCGCCGAACTTCGATGCTACTATCACCCCGCACTATATGAACAAACGCGGCGGCGTGATGTGGGAAAACGAATTCCGCTATCTGACCCATCTCGGCAGCGGCTTGACCGAATTCGACTACCTGCCGTCGGATAAAGTCTATGAAGACGACCACTCCAAAGACAGCAACAGCCGCCGCTGGTTGTTCTACTGGAACCACTCCGGGGTTATCGATCAGGTCTGGCGTCTGAACGCTGACTACACCAAGGTTAGCGATCCTGACTACTTCAGCGATTTCAGCTCGAAATATGGCTCCAGTACTGACGGCTACGCCACACAGAAGTTCAGCGCCGGTTACGTCAATCAGAACTTTGACGCCACGGTCTCAACCAAGCAGTTCCAGGTCTTTGACCGGGAATCGAGCAACTCCTACTCGGCTCAGCCGCAGCTGGACGTCAACTATTACCAGAATGATGTCGGACCGTTCGATACCCATCTGTACGGTCAGGTTGCCCATTTTGTTAACTCCAATAACAACATGCCAGAAGCAACCCGCGTTCACTTCGAACCGACGATCAACCTGCCGCTGTCCAACGGCTGGGGTAGCCTGAATACTGAAGCCAAGCTGCTGGCGACCCACTACCAGCAGAGCAACCTCGATAAATACAATGCGGCCAACGGCACCGACTATAAAGAGTCCGTTAGCCGCGTGATGCCGCAGTTTAAAGTCGACGGTAAAATGGTCTTTGAACGCGACCTGCAGGAGGGATTCACCCAAACGCTGGAACCGCGTATGCAGTATCTCTACGTACCGTACCGCGATCAGAGTGAAATCGGCAGCTACGACTCCACACTGTTACAGTCAGACTATAGCGGTCTGTTCCGCGACCGCACCTATAGTGGTCTGGACCGCATTGCGTCGGCCAACCAGCTCTCCACCGGGATCACCTCCCGCGTATATGATGCCGCCGCCGTGGAACGTTTTAATATTTCCGTTGGTCAAATCTACTATTTCACCGAGTCACGCACCGGTGATGACAACATCAACTGGGAGAACAACGACACCACGGGTTCACTGGTCTGGGCTGGCGATACTTACTGGCGCATTACCGATGACTGGGGCTTGCGTGGGGGGATCCAGTACGATACGCGTCTGGATAACGTCGCCACCGGTAACGGCACCATTGAATACCGTCGGGATGAGAACCGCTTAGTCCAGCTTAACTATCGTTACGCCAGCCCGGAATACATTCAGGCCACACTGCCATCGTATTCCACGGCTGAACAATATAAACAGGGTATTTCGCAGGTGGGGATGACCGCCAGCTGGCCGATCGTCGATCGCTGGTCCGTGGTCGGGGCATACTACTACGATACCAATACCCGGAAAGCAGCAAATCAGATGTTGGGCGTCCAGTATAACTCCTGCTGCTACGCCATCCGTCTTGGCTACGAACGTAAAGTCAACGGCTGGAACAGCAACGACAACGGCGGTGAGAGCAAATACGACAACACCTTCGGAATCAATATCGAATTGCGCGGTCTGAGCTCTAACTACGGCCTCGGCACCCAGCAGATGCTGCGTTCGAACATTTTACCGTACCAGAGCTCCCTGTGA
- the rluA gene encoding bifunctional tRNA pseudouridine(32) synthase/23S rRNA pseudouridine(746) synthase RluA gives MAMENYNPPQDPWLVILYQDEHIMVVNKPSGLLSVPGRLEEHKDSVMTRIQRDFPQAESVHRLDMATSGVIVVALKKAAERELKRQFREREPKKQYVARVWGHPQPAEGLVDLPLICDWPNRPKQKVCYETGKAAQTEYEVLEYAEDNTARVRLKPITGRSHQLRVHMLALGHPILGDRFYATPEALAMAPRLLLHAETLTITHPAYGNAMTFRAPIDF, from the coding sequence ATGGCGATGGAAAACTACAATCCGCCGCAGGATCCCTGGCTGGTGATCCTGTATCAGGATGAACACATCATGGTGGTCAACAAGCCAAGTGGCTTGTTGTCCGTGCCCGGCAGGCTGGAGGAGCATAAAGACAGCGTGATGACGCGTATCCAGCGCGATTTCCCGCAGGCCGAATCGGTGCATCGCCTGGATATGGCCACCAGCGGCGTGATTGTGGTGGCGCTGAAAAAGGCCGCCGAGCGTGAACTAAAGCGTCAGTTCCGCGAGCGCGAGCCGAAGAAACAGTACGTCGCCCGCGTCTGGGGCCATCCGCAGCCGGCGGAAGGTCTGGTGGATTTACCGCTAATTTGCGACTGGCCGAACCGGCCAAAGCAGAAGGTGTGTTATGAAACCGGCAAAGCGGCGCAAACCGAGTATGAGGTGCTGGAGTACGCTGAGGATAACACCGCCCGCGTGCGCCTGAAGCCGATTACCGGGCGTTCGCACCAGCTGCGGGTACATATGCTGGCGCTGGGGCATCCGATCCTTGGCGACCGCTTCTACGCCACCCCGGAAGCGCTGGCGATGGCCCCGCGCCTGCTACTGCATGCAGAAACGTTAACCATCACCCATCCCGCCTACGGCAACGCGATGACCTTTCGCGCGCCGATCGACTTTTAG
- a CDS encoding ATP-binding protein has translation MKLSFQYKLFISLVAFFSVLFIALGIYYYFDASRQLYQEMSGRAKIQAEEIALMPNLRQQVSQHDPQAIRAFMQQIAAHSDASFIVIGDRQGIHLFHSVHPEWVGTRLVGGDNQAVLEGHTITTIRKGGLGVSLRSKTPIVDDEGQVIGIVSVGYLTSYLDSITLTKVINIFIAAILLLIALFIFSWYFTRSIKKQIFSLEPREIGLLVRQQKAMMESIFEGVIVIDRQRRIEVINHAARSLLGLSQPARQLRGQLIDSVISPQPFFASGDMLERDTHDELCRFNQLTVLASRVRIMLENTLQGWVITFRDRNEINALTAQLSQVKRYVDNLRIMRHEQLNRMTTLSGLLHMGHYDEAIRYIQAQSEHAQELLDFISSHFQSPTLCGLLLGKATRAREKGVALSFDPACRIDRPLPSLMESELISIIGNLLDNAIEATQRAEFPHEPVEVLIQLNARELIIEVADRGVGIRPDIRDRIFERGVTTKTRGDHGIGLYLIEHYVTQAGGTIEVADNAPRGTIFTLFIPADAPTCPQPEAPDAS, from the coding sequence ATGAAATTATCTTTTCAATATAAGCTGTTTATTTCGCTGGTCGCTTTTTTTTCCGTCCTCTTTATCGCGCTCGGCATTTATTATTATTTTGACGCCAGCCGCCAGCTGTATCAGGAAATGAGTGGCCGGGCCAAAATTCAGGCTGAAGAAATAGCCCTGATGCCAAATTTACGTCAGCAGGTCAGCCAGCACGATCCGCAGGCGATTCGGGCGTTTATGCAGCAAATCGCCGCCCATAGCGATGCCAGCTTCATCGTCATCGGCGACCGTCAGGGGATTCATCTGTTTCACTCCGTCCACCCGGAATGGGTTGGCACGCGACTGGTCGGTGGCGACAACCAGGCGGTACTGGAGGGACACACCATCACCACCATACGCAAAGGCGGCCTTGGCGTCTCACTGCGTAGCAAAACGCCCATCGTCGATGACGAGGGGCAGGTGATCGGCATCGTCTCCGTGGGCTACCTGACCAGCTATCTCGACAGCATTACCCTGACCAAAGTGATCAATATTTTTATCGCTGCCATCCTGCTGCTCATCGCTCTGTTTATCTTCTCCTGGTACTTTACCCGCAGTATCAAGAAACAGATTTTTTCGCTCGAGCCGCGAGAGATAGGTCTGCTGGTGCGTCAGCAAAAGGCGATGATGGAGTCGATTTTTGAAGGAGTGATCGTCATCGATCGCCAGCGGCGTATTGAGGTGATTAACCATGCCGCCCGCAGCCTGCTGGGGCTCAGCCAGCCCGCCCGCCAGCTGCGCGGTCAGTTGATTGACAGCGTCATTTCGCCGCAGCCTTTTTTCGCCAGCGGCGACATGCTCGAGCGCGATACCCATGACGAACTGTGCCGCTTCAACCAGCTGACAGTACTTGCCAGCCGGGTGCGCATTATGCTGGAGAATACCCTGCAGGGCTGGGTGATCACTTTCCGCGATCGCAACGAAATCAATGCCCTCACCGCCCAGCTCAGCCAGGTGAAGCGCTATGTCGACAATCTGCGCATCATGCGCCACGAGCAGCTCAACCGGATGACCACCCTCTCCGGCCTGCTGCATATGGGCCACTATGACGAAGCGATCCGCTATATTCAGGCCCAGTCGGAGCATGCCCAGGAGCTACTGGACTTCATCTCCTCGCACTTTCAGTCGCCAACGCTGTGCGGCCTGCTGCTTGGCAAAGCCACCCGCGCCCGGGAAAAAGGCGTGGCCCTGAGCTTCGATCCGGCCTGTCGTATCGACCGTCCGCTGCCATCGCTGATGGAATCCGAACTGATCTCCATCATTGGCAACCTGCTGGATAATGCCATCGAAGCCACGCAGCGCGCAGAGTTTCCACACGAGCCGGTGGAGGTGTTGATCCAGCTCAACGCCCGGGAACTGATTATCGAAGTGGCTGACCGCGGCGTCGGCATCCGCCCCGATATTCGCGACCGTATTTTTGAACGCGGCGTCACCACCAAAACCCGTGGCGATCATGGTATTGGTCTGTATCTTATTGAACATTATGTCACTCAGGCGGGCGGCACTATCGAAGTCGCCGATAACGCGCCGCGGGGAACGATCTTCACCCTGTTTATCCCGGCCGATGCCCCCACCTGTCCGCAACCGGAGGCCCCCGATGCATCATGA
- the djlA gene encoding co-chaperone DjlA has product MQYLGKVIGVAVALLMGVGFWGVVLGFLVGHMFDRARSRRLNLFANQQERQSLFFSTTFEVMGHLTKSKGRVTEADIHVANVLMDRMNLHGASRTAAQQAFRDGKADNYPLREKMRQLRSVCFGRFDLIRMFLEIQLQAAFADGELHPNEREVLFVIADELGISRAQFDQFLRMMQGGAQFGGSSQQQSYGQRGGNAGWQQAQRGPTLEDACNVLGVKPTDDAATVKRAYRKLMNEHHPDKLVAKGLPPEMMEMAKQKAQEIQKAWELIKEQRGF; this is encoded by the coding sequence ATGCAGTATTTGGGTAAAGTGATTGGCGTGGCAGTGGCTTTGCTGATGGGCGTTGGGTTTTGGGGCGTGGTGCTCGGCTTCCTGGTGGGGCATATGTTTGACCGGGCGCGCAGCCGCCGGTTGAATCTCTTCGCCAATCAACAGGAGCGCCAGTCGCTCTTCTTTTCCACTACCTTTGAAGTGATGGGGCACCTGACCAAATCCAAGGGACGCGTCACCGAAGCAGATATTCATGTCGCCAATGTGCTGATGGATCGCATGAACCTGCACGGCGCCTCGCGCACGGCGGCGCAGCAGGCGTTTCGCGATGGCAAGGCCGACAACTATCCGCTGCGCGAGAAAATGCGTCAGCTGCGCAGCGTCTGCTTTGGTCGCTTCGATCTGATTCGGATGTTTCTGGAAATTCAGCTGCAGGCGGCGTTCGCCGACGGCGAATTGCACCCTAACGAACGGGAAGTGCTGTTCGTCATTGCCGACGAGCTCGGCATCTCCCGCGCCCAGTTCGATCAATTCCTGCGGATGATGCAGGGCGGCGCCCAGTTTGGCGGCAGTTCACAGCAGCAATCTTATGGTCAGCGTGGCGGCAACGCCGGCTGGCAGCAGGCGCAGCGCGGGCCAACCCTTGAAGACGCTTGCAATGTGCTGGGGGTGAAACCGACCGATGACGCGGCGACGGTAAAGCGCGCCTATCGTAAGCTAATGAACGAGCACCATCCTGACAAACTGGTGGCGAAAGGGTTGCCGCCAGAGATGATGGAAATGGCCAAACAGAAAGCTCAGGAGATTCAGAAAGCCTGGGAGCTGATCAAAGAGCAGCGCGGCTTCTGA
- the pdxA gene encoding 4-hydroxythreonine-4-phosphate dehydrogenase PdxA, whose protein sequence is MPETRKVVITPGEPAGIGPDLVVQLAQRDWPVELVICADGALLTDRAQRLGLPLSLLPYDPAQPPVPQRAGTLTLLNVPLNVPAEPGVLNVQNGAYVVETLARACDGCLNGEFAALVTGPVHKGNINDAGIAFTGHTEFFEERAQASKVVMMLATEELRVALVTTHLPLKAISEAITPDLLREIITILDHDLRTKFGIAQPHVLVCGLNPHAGEGGHMGTEEIDTIIPVLEEMRAKGMHLSGPLPADTLFQPKYLDHADAVLAMYHDQGLPVLKYQGFGRGVNITLGLPFIRTSVDHGTALELAGQGKADVGSFITALNLAIKMIVNTQ, encoded by the coding sequence ATGCCTGAAACCCGTAAAGTTGTTATCACTCCCGGCGAACCCGCCGGGATTGGCCCTGACCTGGTCGTGCAGCTTGCCCAGCGCGACTGGCCAGTTGAGCTGGTGATCTGCGCCGATGGCGCCCTGTTAACTGACCGAGCCCAGCGGCTCGGTCTTCCTTTATCTCTCCTGCCATACGATCCTGCGCAACCGCCCGTCCCGCAGCGTGCCGGCACCCTGACGCTGCTGAACGTGCCGCTGAACGTTCCGGCGGAACCCGGCGTGCTGAACGTGCAAAACGGCGCCTACGTAGTGGAGACGCTGGCGCGCGCCTGCGACGGCTGTCTGAACGGTGAATTTGCGGCGTTAGTGACCGGCCCGGTGCACAAAGGCAACATCAACGACGCTGGCATCGCCTTCACCGGTCATACCGAGTTCTTTGAAGAACGTGCCCAGGCCAGCAAAGTGGTAATGATGCTGGCGACTGAAGAGCTGCGGGTGGCGCTGGTCACCACCCATCTGCCGTTGAAAGCCATCAGCGAAGCGATTACACCCGACCTGCTGCGCGAGATCATCACCATCCTCGATCACGACCTGCGCACAAAGTTCGGTATTGCCCAGCCCCACGTACTGGTTTGCGGGCTTAATCCGCATGCCGGCGAAGGCGGCCATATGGGAACGGAAGAGATAGATACCATCATTCCGGTACTGGAAGAGATGCGCGCAAAGGGAATGCACCTCAGCGGCCCGCTGCCGGCAGACACCCTCTTCCAGCCGAAATATCTTGATCATGCCGATGCGGTTCTCGCGATGTACCACGATCAGGGCCTGCCCGTGCTAAAATACCAGGGCTTTGGCCGCGGCGTGAACATTACGCTCGGTTTACCTTTTATTCGTACCTCCGTCGACCACGGCACCGCACTGGAATTAGCGGGCCAGGGAAAAGCGGACGTCGGCAGTTTTATCACGGCGCTTAATCTCGCCATCAAAATGATTGTTAATACCCAATGA